One Bemisia tabaci chromosome 7, PGI_BMITA_v3 DNA window includes the following coding sequences:
- the LOC140225099 gene encoding uncharacterized protein, with product MGLSVTRNITVFIIILLFLDVRGMSSWLPNRRLVRSLTGAGSQSARRLSDRAHWPAADAQVAEWVNLVYDVVQTDPCLEYQQRKKRSMSRTSSQGSARSSRDSQPVTPDDRNTAFQRCVSAGAAYRSLGASWKPECVGAVGAECKKKGGKYNCYLKMGSRSGGLGAFGCFGGGGGGPKEKTFPECTGYITRYKTQQNLVNRMATYGH from the exons atgggACTTAGTGTAACTCGAAATATTACTGTGTTCATAATAATCCTACTTTTTCTTGATGTTAGGGGTATGTCGTCATGGTTGCCAAATAGGCGGCTTGTGAGATCATTAACTGGTGCTGGGTCACAG AGCGCGCGGCGCCTCTCGGACCGCGCTCATTGGCCAGCAGCGGACGCGCAGGTAGCGGAGTGGGTGAATTTGGTGTACGATGTGGTCCAGACGGACCCTTGCCTCGAGTACCAGCAGCGGAAAAAGAGAAGCATGAGCAGAACCTCCTCTCAGGGCTCGGCAAGATCCTCCCGGGATTCCCAGCCGGTGACGCCGGACGATAGGAACACGGCCTTTCAACGATGCGTCTCCGCCGGTGCAGCCTACAGGTCACTCGGTGCCTCTTGGAAACCGGAGTGCGTGGGCGCCGTTGGGGCAGAGTGCAAAAAGAAAGGCGGCAAATATAACTGCTACTTGAAAATGGGTAGCCGTAGCGGCGGCTTGGGAGCCTTTGGATGCTTCGGCGGAGGCGGCGGTGGCCCCAAGGAGAAGACGTTCCCCGAGTGCACCGGGTACATCACCAGGTACAAGACACAGCAGAATCTCGTCAACAGAATGGCGACGTATGGACATTGA